The following are encoded in a window of candidate division KSB1 bacterium genomic DNA:
- a CDS encoding outer membrane lipoprotein carrier protein LolA, whose product MAVPRWQRILVIASTACLASSVAAQGMDGPAVVRKVRNTFESLNTFRARFTQTFEWKLVGERQTTSGTLVAAKGDRYYIETDDQVVVTDGKTVWNYSKTNKQVIVDALGKSADAPLMRDLMVRYAEGYRAELKGEETLGDRRCYLVELSPKQEAFIVRVRLWVDRTLWVPVRVEQTDVNDNVHIYELRDVEVNVSVPASLFSFQVPQGAEVIDVR is encoded by the coding sequence ATGGCAGTGCCCCGGTGGCAACGGATATTGGTGATCGCGAGCACGGCGTGCCTGGCCTCTTCTGTCGCCGCACAGGGGATGGACGGCCCGGCAGTGGTGCGGAAGGTGAGGAACACCTTCGAGTCGCTCAACACCTTCCGGGCGCGTTTTACCCAAACCTTTGAGTGGAAGCTGGTGGGCGAACGCCAGACTACCTCCGGCACCCTGGTGGCAGCAAAGGGCGACCGCTACTACATCGAGACCGATGACCAGGTGGTGGTGACCGACGGCAAGACGGTGTGGAACTATTCGAAGACGAACAAGCAGGTGATTGTGGATGCGCTGGGCAAGTCAGCAGATGCCCCGCTCATGCGCGACCTGATGGTACGTTACGCCGAAGGGTATCGCGCAGAACTCAAAGGGGAAGAGACCCTTGGTGACCGACGGTGCTACCTCGTAGAGCTGAGCCCTAAGCAGGAGGCTTTTATTGTCAGAGTCCGCCTGTGGGTGGATCGTACCCTGTGGGTGCCGGTGCGGGTGGAGCAGACCGACGTGAACGACAACGTGCACATCTATGAGTTGCGCGACGTGGAGGTAAACGTGTCGGTGCCCGCTTCCCTCTTCAGCTTTCAGGTTCCCCAGGGGGCGGAGGTCATCGACGTGCGCTGA
- a CDS encoding DNA translocase FtsK: MKISERDMRTLRRAKPQETVEAMRRVEILGVMLIYLGIMLMLGLLSHHPEEQPGKVSFGSARNLLGLAGAYVSHFLFRYTIGYPSVVLPLLSILWGWVLFRHQPAGAARRWSVHILALAFYASILLALPEVAVQDGDFHAGEMAGALGLAMAKLLVGLLGLTGCVIFLTAVMMVMVISATQVSLGEAVGRLGERARGWWQQFRRRQVVRRQDRETRVRQQELLRAAVEEGAPPKPTTPPAKAASVTEPVAEPPQLELRMPGPTPRPVVAVPKVEQPRPQEEQAEYQFPSPELLDAPPERGAALTREELLENARLLETRLRDFGVRGRVVEINPGPVITRYEVEPAVGVKVNQFTSLADDLALVLRARRIRIVAPIPGKAAVGIEIPNPRPATVYLREVIDSPQFQEAESVLTMAMGKTISGEIFTADLATMPHLLIGGSTGSGKSVCLNAIIASILFKAHPSQVQLVLVDPKRLELSAYSRLRDHHVTYLEGLDETVVTNASNAIAVLRSLEVEMERRYRVLNEAGVRNIEEYNQRVKKRQIKGRDGQPARPIEYVVLIIDELADLMLTAAREVEEPIARLTQMSRAVGIHLIVATQRPSVDVITGVIKANFPARIAFQVASKVDSRTIIDQNGAEQLLGRGDMLFLPPASPEPIRLHSAYISTEEITRLIEHIYRQPKVQPKFVLPAWLEEAPGAVGLRGERERDPLFAEAARIVVTHQQGSVSILQRRLKVGYSRAARLIDELEAAGIVGPFEGAKAREVLVDEDGLAEMGLL, translated from the coding sequence GTGAAGATTAGCGAGCGGGACATGCGAACACTCAGGCGGGCAAAACCGCAGGAAACTGTGGAAGCTATGCGCCGGGTGGAGATCCTGGGCGTGATGCTCATTTACCTCGGCATCATGCTCATGCTCGGCTTATTGTCCCACCATCCCGAGGAACAGCCGGGCAAGGTCTCGTTCGGCTCGGCGCGGAATCTGCTGGGCCTTGCTGGTGCGTATGTGTCCCACTTTTTGTTCCGTTACACGATCGGTTACCCTTCGGTGGTGCTCCCTCTTCTGAGCATATTGTGGGGGTGGGTGCTATTTCGGCATCAGCCGGCGGGTGCAGCGCGGCGCTGGAGCGTCCACATCCTCGCATTAGCCTTTTACGCCTCGATTCTGCTTGCCCTGCCTGAGGTGGCGGTGCAGGACGGTGACTTTCATGCTGGAGAGATGGCCGGAGCGCTGGGGCTTGCAATGGCCAAGTTGCTGGTGGGCCTGTTGGGGCTGACCGGCTGTGTGATCTTTCTCACCGCAGTGATGATGGTGATGGTCATTTCCGCGACGCAGGTGAGCCTAGGCGAGGCGGTAGGTCGCCTGGGGGAGAGGGCGCGAGGGTGGTGGCAGCAGTTCCGCAGGCGGCAGGTGGTTAGGCGCCAGGACAGAGAAACTCGTGTGCGGCAGCAGGAGCTGCTGCGAGCGGCAGTGGAGGAAGGAGCGCCGCCTAAACCGACCACGCCCCCGGCTAAGGCGGCTTCAGTGACAGAGCCCGTGGCTGAGCCACCTCAGTTGGAGTTGCGCATGCCTGGGCCGACGCCTAGGCCTGTGGTCGCCGTTCCCAAGGTCGAACAGCCCCGGCCACAGGAGGAGCAGGCGGAGTACCAGTTCCCCAGCCCGGAGCTCTTGGATGCGCCCCCGGAGCGTGGGGCGGCGCTCACGCGCGAGGAGTTGCTGGAAAACGCCCGCCTTTTGGAGACACGCCTGCGCGACTTTGGCGTGCGCGGCCGGGTGGTGGAGATCAACCCCGGCCCGGTGATCACCCGCTACGAAGTGGAACCGGCGGTAGGGGTCAAGGTGAACCAGTTCACCAGCCTGGCCGACGACCTGGCGCTAGTGCTGCGCGCACGCCGCATCCGCATTGTGGCGCCAATCCCCGGGAAAGCCGCGGTGGGCATCGAGATCCCGAACCCAAGACCGGCAACGGTCTATTTGCGCGAGGTCATCGACTCGCCCCAGTTCCAAGAGGCCGAATCGGTCCTCACCATGGCCATGGGCAAGACCATCTCCGGCGAGATCTTTACCGCAGACCTGGCGACCATGCCCCACCTGTTGATCGGCGGCTCGACCGGTTCTGGCAAGAGTGTGTGCCTGAACGCCATCATCGCCAGCATCCTGTTCAAGGCGCACCCGTCGCAGGTGCAGCTGGTGCTGGTGGACCCCAAGCGCCTGGAGCTGAGCGCCTACAGTCGCTTGCGGGACCACCACGTCACCTACCTGGAGGGGCTGGATGAGACGGTGGTGACCAACGCCTCCAACGCCATTGCCGTGTTGCGCAGCCTGGAGGTGGAGATGGAGCGCCGCTACCGCGTTCTCAACGAGGCAGGCGTGCGGAACATCGAGGAGTACAACCAGCGGGTGAAGAAGCGGCAGATCAAGGGGCGGGATGGGCAGCCGGCGCGACCTATCGAGTATGTGGTGCTGATCATCGATGAGTTGGCGGACCTGATGCTGACGGCGGCGCGGGAGGTGGAAGAGCCCATCGCCCGCCTGACGCAGATGAGCCGCGCCGTGGGCATTCACCTCATCGTCGCCACCCAGCGCCCCTCGGTGGATGTGATCACCGGCGTGATCAAGGCCAACTTTCCGGCGCGCATCGCCTTCCAGGTGGCCTCGAAGGTGGACTCGCGTACGATCATCGACCAGAACGGCGCGGAGCAGCTGTTGGGCCGGGGAGATATGCTCTTTTTGCCGCCGGCCTCACCGGAGCCCATCCGCCTGCACAGCGCCTACATCTCCACCGAGGAGATCACGCGACTCATCGAGCACATCTACCGCCAGCCGAAGGTGCAGCCCAAGTTTGTGTTGCCGGCGTGGCTGGAGGAGGCGCCCGGTGCTGTAGGATTGCGCGGGGAAAGGGAACGCGACCCGCTCTTTGCCGAGGCGGCGCGCATTGTGGTGACGCACCAGCAGGGTTCGGTGTCCATATTGCAGCGCCGGCTGAAGGTGGGCTACTCCCGGGCGGCGCGCCTCATCGACGAGTTGGAGGCGGCGGGTATCGTGGGGCCGTTCGAGGGGGCCAAGGCGCGAGAGGTGCTGGTGGACGAGGACGGCCTGGCGGAAATGGGCCTGCTGTAG
- the thiE gene encoding thiamine phosphate synthase: MRARKVKQPAHSIDFSLYGIIDCGWLRGRDVAEVTEAAIAGGVTVVQYRDKVSSGRTFYAQSLRCREVCAAHRVPFIVNDRLDVALAVQADGVHVGQEDLPVAAVRRVAGGKLIVGVSASTVEEAVLAAAEGADYLGVGAVFPTGSKCDADMTTLETLREIRRRVGCPVVAIGGITAGRVAEVMAAGADGVAVISALLDGDVEANARVLKEAIRRCKEVGAP; encoded by the coding sequence ATCAGAGCGCGAAAAGTGAAGCAACCAGCGCACAGCATCGACTTTTCTCTCTACGGCATCATCGACTGCGGCTGGCTGCGCGGACGGGACGTGGCCGAGGTCACGGAGGCAGCCATCGCCGGCGGGGTGACCGTGGTGCAGTACCGGGACAAGGTTTCGTCTGGCCGCACTTTTTATGCGCAGTCGTTGCGCTGCCGCGAGGTGTGTGCGGCCCATCGGGTGCCGTTCATTGTCAACGATCGGCTCGATGTGGCGCTGGCGGTCCAGGCTGATGGGGTACACGTGGGTCAGGAGGACTTGCCGGTCGCCGCGGTGCGGCGTGTGGCCGGTGGCAAGCTCATCGTCGGTGTGTCCGCCAGCACGGTGGAGGAGGCCGTACTTGCTGCTGCAGAGGGCGCGGACTATTTGGGGGTGGGAGCAGTGTTTCCCACCGGCAGCAAGTGCGATGCGGACATGACCACGTTGGAGACCCTTCGGGAGATTCGGCGCCGGGTTGGCTGCCCAGTGGTGGCGATTGGCGGCATCACGGCAGGGCGAGTGGCGGAGGTAATGGCAGCAGGTGCAGACGGGGTAGCAGTCATCTCCGCCCTGCTTGACGGAGACGTGGAGGCCAACGCCCGTGTGCTCAAGGAAGCGATCAGGCGGTGCAAGGAGGTGGGCGCGCCGTGA